The Zingiber officinale cultivar Zhangliang chromosome 9A, Zo_v1.1, whole genome shotgun sequence genome window below encodes:
- the LOC122019825 gene encoding vesicle-fusing ATPase-like isoform X1, whose translation MAARFGLGSSSAADLLTVVSTPSQDLALTNFAYCAPADLNKFASPGSRDIYVLIGDSIVLTLRAHQNIPSSHVALNAIQRRHIRVSSGDQISVSRFVTPDNFNLALLRLDLDFVKGKTNRTEQLDAVVLAQKIQEKFVNQVMTTGQKVSFEFCGTNYIFTVNQALLEGQDDAKGLDRGIISTGTYFVFEASPNSGIKIINQREAVGSKIFREKEFDLKKLGIGGLDTEFIEVFRRAFASRVFPPHVVNKLGMKHVKGMLLYGPPGTGKTLMARQIGKLLNGREPKIVNGPEVLSKYVGESEKNIRDLFADAEQEQSTKGEQSDLHVIIFDEIDAICKSRGSTRDGTGVHDGIVNQLLTKIDGVQSLNNVLLIGMTNRKDLLDEALLRPGRLEVHVEINLPDENGRFQILQIHTSKMKENSFLAADVNLQQLAARTKNYSGAELEGVVRSAVSYALNRQISFDDLTKPLDEESIKVTMDDFLNALHEVGPAFGASMDDLERRRLNGIIDCGERHKRIQERALLLVEQIKDNQSPLVTYLLEGPSGSGKTAMAATIGIESDFPYVKIISAESMIGLGEASKCAQIVKVFEDAYKSQLSFIILDDIERLLEYVPVGPRFSNLILQTLLLFLKRLPPKGKSLMVIGTTSVMDFLETVGIFGAFSISDHVPNLDREDVKKVLKQLDVFCENELDYAVEEVNEISIKKLYMLVEMAAVGPKGKSAKAIQSGQEKIDLNFFSSILRDICKNHVFSSF comes from the exons ATGGCGGCACGGTTCGGACTCGGCTCCTCGTCGGCGGCAGATCTCTTGACCGTGGTGAGCACTCCGAGCCAAGATCTCGCACTGACCAACTTCGCTTACTGCGCCCCGGCAGATCTGAACAAGTTCGCCTCCCCTGGATCAAGAGACATCTACGTCCTCATCGGCGATTCCATCGTGCTCACGCTACG TGCTCATCAGAACATTCCTAGCAGTCATGTAGCTCTCAATGCAATCCAACGTCGGCATATAAGAGTTTCCTCTGGTGATCAAATCTCAGTTAGCAG ATTTGTTACTCCTGATAACTTTAATCTAGCATTGCTTAGGCTTGATCTGGATTTTGTTAAAGGAAAAACCAATAGAACTGAGCAA TTGGATGCTGTAGTTCTTGCACAGAAAATTCAGGAGAAGTTCGTTAACCAG GTTATGACAACTGGGCAAAAGGTATCATTTGAATTTTGCggaacaaattatatttttacaGTTAATCAAGCACTTCTAGAAGGCCAAGATGATGCCAAAGGATTAGACAGAGGAATAATATCTACTGGAACCTATTTTGTGTTTGAAGCTTCTCCAAATTCTGGCATTAAG ATCATTAATCAGCGTGAAGCTGTTGGCAGTAAAATATTCCGTGAAAAGGAGTTTGATCTTAAGAAGCTGGGAATAGGAGGCCTAGATACTGAATTTATAGAAGTTTTTCGAAGAGCATTTGCCTCTCGAGTTTTTCCTCCCCATGTTGTTAATAA ATTGGGTATGAAGCATGTTAAAGGGATGTTGCTCTATGGCCCCCCTGGTACTGGAAAAACACTTATGGCTCGTCAGATAGGGAAACTATTGAATGGAAGGGAGCCAAAG ATTGTCAATGGTCCAGAAGTCCTAAGCAAATATGTTGGAGAATCAGAGAAAAATATTAGAGACTTGTTTGCTGATGCTGAGCAGGAACAGAGTACCAAAG GTGAACAGAGTGACTTACATGTTATCATATTTGATGAAATTGATGCTATTTGTAAG TCAAGAGGTTCTACTAGGGATGGTACTGGAGTTCATGATGGCATTGTCAACCAGCTTCTTACAAAG ATAGACGGCGTTCAGTCATTAAACAATGTATTGCTTATTGGAATGACCAATCGGAAGGATTTATTGGATGAAGCTCTACTAAG GCCTGGGCGATTAGAGGTTCATGTTGAAATCAATCTCCCTGATGAGAATGGCCGTTTCCAAATTCTTCAGATACATACTagtaaaatgaaagaaaattctTTTCTTGCTGCTGATGTAAACCTTCAACAGCTCG CTGCACGAACTAAAAATTACAGTGGGGCTGAACTGGAAGGTGTTGTTAGAAGTGCTGTCTCATATGCCTTGAATCGACAGATAAGCTTCGATGATTTGACCAAGCCCTTGGATGAGGAGAgcataaaagtcactatggatgaTTTTTTGAATGCTCTTCATGAGGTTGGACCAGCTTTTGGTGCATCAATGGATGATCTTGAACGACGCAG GCTTAATGGGATTATCGATTGTGGTGAGAGGCACAAACGGATCCAAGAGAGAGCCCTGCTTCTTGTAGAGCAAATCAAAGACAATCAGAGCCCACTTGTTACATACCTTCTGGAAGGTCCAAGTGGCAG TGGCAAAACTGCAATGGCAGCTACAATTGGTATAGAGAGTGATTTCCCATATGTCAAGATT ATATCTGCAGAAAGCATGATTGGTCTCGGTGAAGCAAGTAAATGTGCACAAATTGTCAAG GTTTTCGAGGATGCTTACAAATCTCAACTGAGCTTTATAATTCTTGATGATATTGAGAG GCTGTTAGAGTATGTACCTGTTGGGCCACGTTTTTCCAATTTGATTTTGCAGACATTGTTGCTCTTTCTTAAACGGCTTCCTCCAAAG GGTAAGAGCTTGATGGTGATTGGAACAACGAGTGTGATGGATTTCTTAGAGACTGTTGGTATATTTGGTGCATTCTCAATTTCAGATCATGTTCCGAACTTGGACAGGGAAGATGTTAAGAAG GTGCTGAAACAGCTCGACGTATTCTGTGAAAATGAGCTTGACTATGCTGTTGAAGAAGTAAATGAG ATATCAATCAAGAAGCTATATATGCTAGTGGAGATGGCCGCAGTAGGTCCAAAAGGAAAAAGTGCAAAAGCAATTCAGTCCGGGCAAGAGAAGATTGATCTTAACTTTTTCTCGAGTATACTGCGTGACATATGCAAGAACCATGTTTTCTCTTCCTTTTGA
- the LOC122019825 gene encoding vesicle-fusing ATPase-like isoform X2 has protein sequence MTTGQKVSFEFCGTNYIFTVNQALLEGQDDAKGLDRGIISTGTYFVFEASPNSGIKIINQREAVGSKIFREKEFDLKKLGIGGLDTEFIEVFRRAFASRVFPPHVVNKLGMKHVKGMLLYGPPGTGKTLMARQIGKLLNGREPKIVNGPEVLSKYVGESEKNIRDLFADAEQEQSTKGEQSDLHVIIFDEIDAICKSRGSTRDGTGVHDGIVNQLLTKIDGVQSLNNVLLIGMTNRKDLLDEALLRPGRLEVHVEINLPDENGRFQILQIHTSKMKENSFLAADVNLQQLAARTKNYSGAELEGVVRSAVSYALNRQISFDDLTKPLDEESIKVTMDDFLNALHEVGPAFGASMDDLERRRLNGIIDCGERHKRIQERALLLVEQIKDNQSPLVTYLLEGPSGSGKTAMAATIGIESDFPYVKIISAESMIGLGEASKCAQIVKVFEDAYKSQLSFIILDDIERLLEYVPVGPRFSNLILQTLLLFLKRLPPKGKSLMVIGTTSVMDFLETVGIFGAFSISDHVPNLDREDVKKVLKQLDVFCENELDYAVEEVNEISIKKLYMLVEMAAVGPKGKSAKAIQSGQEKIDLNFFSSILRDICKNHVFSSF, from the exons ATGACAACTGGGCAAAAGGTATCATTTGAATTTTGCggaacaaattatatttttacaGTTAATCAAGCACTTCTAGAAGGCCAAGATGATGCCAAAGGATTAGACAGAGGAATAATATCTACTGGAACCTATTTTGTGTTTGAAGCTTCTCCAAATTCTGGCATTAAG ATCATTAATCAGCGTGAAGCTGTTGGCAGTAAAATATTCCGTGAAAAGGAGTTTGATCTTAAGAAGCTGGGAATAGGAGGCCTAGATACTGAATTTATAGAAGTTTTTCGAAGAGCATTTGCCTCTCGAGTTTTTCCTCCCCATGTTGTTAATAA ATTGGGTATGAAGCATGTTAAAGGGATGTTGCTCTATGGCCCCCCTGGTACTGGAAAAACACTTATGGCTCGTCAGATAGGGAAACTATTGAATGGAAGGGAGCCAAAG ATTGTCAATGGTCCAGAAGTCCTAAGCAAATATGTTGGAGAATCAGAGAAAAATATTAGAGACTTGTTTGCTGATGCTGAGCAGGAACAGAGTACCAAAG GTGAACAGAGTGACTTACATGTTATCATATTTGATGAAATTGATGCTATTTGTAAG TCAAGAGGTTCTACTAGGGATGGTACTGGAGTTCATGATGGCATTGTCAACCAGCTTCTTACAAAG ATAGACGGCGTTCAGTCATTAAACAATGTATTGCTTATTGGAATGACCAATCGGAAGGATTTATTGGATGAAGCTCTACTAAG GCCTGGGCGATTAGAGGTTCATGTTGAAATCAATCTCCCTGATGAGAATGGCCGTTTCCAAATTCTTCAGATACATACTagtaaaatgaaagaaaattctTTTCTTGCTGCTGATGTAAACCTTCAACAGCTCG CTGCACGAACTAAAAATTACAGTGGGGCTGAACTGGAAGGTGTTGTTAGAAGTGCTGTCTCATATGCCTTGAATCGACAGATAAGCTTCGATGATTTGACCAAGCCCTTGGATGAGGAGAgcataaaagtcactatggatgaTTTTTTGAATGCTCTTCATGAGGTTGGACCAGCTTTTGGTGCATCAATGGATGATCTTGAACGACGCAG GCTTAATGGGATTATCGATTGTGGTGAGAGGCACAAACGGATCCAAGAGAGAGCCCTGCTTCTTGTAGAGCAAATCAAAGACAATCAGAGCCCACTTGTTACATACCTTCTGGAAGGTCCAAGTGGCAG TGGCAAAACTGCAATGGCAGCTACAATTGGTATAGAGAGTGATTTCCCATATGTCAAGATT ATATCTGCAGAAAGCATGATTGGTCTCGGTGAAGCAAGTAAATGTGCACAAATTGTCAAG GTTTTCGAGGATGCTTACAAATCTCAACTGAGCTTTATAATTCTTGATGATATTGAGAG GCTGTTAGAGTATGTACCTGTTGGGCCACGTTTTTCCAATTTGATTTTGCAGACATTGTTGCTCTTTCTTAAACGGCTTCCTCCAAAG GGTAAGAGCTTGATGGTGATTGGAACAACGAGTGTGATGGATTTCTTAGAGACTGTTGGTATATTTGGTGCATTCTCAATTTCAGATCATGTTCCGAACTTGGACAGGGAAGATGTTAAGAAG GTGCTGAAACAGCTCGACGTATTCTGTGAAAATGAGCTTGACTATGCTGTTGAAGAAGTAAATGAG ATATCAATCAAGAAGCTATATATGCTAGTGGAGATGGCCGCAGTAGGTCCAAAAGGAAAAAGTGCAAAAGCAATTCAGTCCGGGCAAGAGAAGATTGATCTTAACTTTTTCTCGAGTATACTGCGTGACATATGCAAGAACCATGTTTTCTCTTCCTTTTGA
- the LOC122020482 gene encoding uncharacterized protein LOC122020482 isoform X1 produces MERRGGPAMAPLSAATVVRGEERWRHFDNSVNAVSFGFVATAVLISMFLVMAIFERFLRSRSPLAENGRGGGGDADFGRRMWSSLDPEVHASKMEYSSSKISMYSKEVSVLMPGYSTPTFIAYPAPTPALAPWPPSHENC; encoded by the exons ATGGAGAGGCGCGGGGGGCCGGCGATGGCGCCGCTGAGCGCGGCGACGGTAGTGAGAGGGGAGGAGAGGTGGCGGCATTTTGACAACTCGGTGAACGCCGTCTCGTTTGGGTTCGTGGCCACCGCCGTTCTCATCTCCATGTTCCTCGTCATGGCCATCTTCGAGCGCTTTCTGCGCTCGAGGTCGCCGCTAGCGGAAAACGGCAGGGGAGGCGGCGGCGATGCCGACTTTGGGAGGCGGATGTGGTCGTCGCTGGATCCGGAGGTGCATGCCAGCAAGATGGAGTACTCGTCCTCCAAG ATTTCAATGTATTCCAAGGAGGTATCTGTGTTGATGCCTGGCTATAGCACACCGACTTTCATCGCGTATCCTGCTCCCACTCCCGCTCTTGCTCCCTGGCCGCCTTCTCACGAGAATTGCTAG
- the LOC122020482 gene encoding uncharacterized protein LOC122020482 isoform X2, translating into MERRGGPAMAPLSAATVVRGEERWRHFDNSVNAVSFGFVATAVLISMFLVMAIFERFLRSRSPLAENGRGGGGDADFGRRMWSSLDPEVHASKMEYSSSKRSLIDKPTKAGASKILCYMTIQ; encoded by the exons ATGGAGAGGCGCGGGGGGCCGGCGATGGCGCCGCTGAGCGCGGCGACGGTAGTGAGAGGGGAGGAGAGGTGGCGGCATTTTGACAACTCGGTGAACGCCGTCTCGTTTGGGTTCGTGGCCACCGCCGTTCTCATCTCCATGTTCCTCGTCATGGCCATCTTCGAGCGCTTTCTGCGCTCGAGGTCGCCGCTAGCGGAAAACGGCAGGGGAGGCGGCGGCGATGCCGACTTTGGGAGGCGGATGTGGTCGTCGCTGGATCCGGAGGTGCATGCCAGCAAGATGGAGTACTCGTCCTCCAAG AGAAGTCTAATTGATAAGCCTACAAAGGCGGGCGCATCCAAAATATTGTGTTACATGACAATTCAATGA
- the LOC122020481 gene encoding uncharacterized protein LOC122020481, with translation MAAGVVSQRIFFLSLSTSSPSSSSTKPPARVSVPSLPLCPSRRRCISLPKRSNRRNRGSFFAASVLPEEDLDVIPVQSSDSTDQQDGVIPSSAREQQEEQPLEELGSQVRALALEIGGRVVGGGGSGGVGFSSSLEDEQDIGKSLNRAINAAIVLAAGTFAISKLLTIDSDYWHGWTLYEILRYAPLHNWVAYEQSLKTHPVLAKMLISGIVYSLGDWIAQCYEGKPLFEFDRARMFRSGLVGFSLHGSLSHYYYHFCEALFPFQDWWVVPAKVVFDQTAWSALWNSIYYIVLGFLRRESPANIFSELKATFWPMLTAGWKLWPFAHLITYGVVPVEQRLLWVDCVELVWVTILSTYSNEKSEARNSEATLELNAEPSSHVPEELTKSQER, from the exons ATGGCTGCCGGCGTTGTCTCCCAGAGGATATTCTTCCTCTCCCTGTCGACTTcctccccttcgtcttcctcgacGAAGCCCCCAGCCAGGGTCTCCGTCCCATCGCTGCCTTTGTGCCCCTCCCGCCGTCGATGCATCTCTCTACCCAAGAGATCCAACAGAAGGAACCGGGGTTCCTTCTTCGCCGCCTCGGTCTTGCCCGAGGAAGATCTTGATGTCATCCCGGTGCAGAGCAGCGACTCGACGGACCAGCAGGACGGGGTCATCCCCTCCTCCGcgagggagcagcaggaggagcagcccCTTGAGGAGCTTGGCAGCCAAGTCCGGGCCTTGGCTCTCGAAATCGGCGGCAGAGTCGTTGGCGGCGGTGGAAGTGGTGGTGttggcttctcttcctctttggagGATGAGCAAGACATTGGTAAGTCGCTGAACCGGGCTATCAACGCTGCGATTGTTCTTGCCGCTGGGACTTTCGCCATCTCGAAGCTTCTCACCATCGACAGCGACTATTGGCAT GGTTGGACATTATATGAGATACTTAGGTATGCACCATTGCATAACTGGGTCGCTTATGAACAATCTTTGAAAACACATCCAGTTCTCGCCAAAATGCTGATAAGTGGTATTGTTTATTCTCTAGGCGATTGGATTGCCCAG TGCTATGAAGGAAAACCACTATTTGAATTTGATCGAGCTCGCATGTTCAGATCTGGACTTGTAGGATTTTCTCTTCATGGGTCACTTTCTCATTATTATTATCACTTCTGTGAG GCACTTTTTCCTTTCCAAGACTGGTGGGTTGTACCTGCTAAGGTGGTGTTTGACCAGACTGCATGGTCTGCCTTATGGAATAGTATCTACTATATAGTATTGGGCTTCTTGCGGCGTGAATCACCAGCAAATATCTTTAGTGAATTGAAGGCTACATTTTGGCCGATGTTAACT GCAGGGTGGAAGCTTTGGCCTTTTGCACACTTGATCACTTATGGTGTTGTTCCAGTTGAACAGAGACTTCTTTGGGTGGATTGCGTGGAGCTAGTATGGGTGACTATCCTCTCAAC GTACTCGAATGAGAAGTCTGAAGCAAGAAATTCTGAAGCGACTTTGGAGTTGAACGCAGAACCATCATCCCATGTTCCTGAG GAATTGACAAAAAGTCAAGAAAGGTAG
- the LOC122020960 gene encoding transcription factor bHLH18-like: METPWNNWFSDTDMSDQPGFLQQWEIGSNNTSNNMNIMIPHQPFHGSGVSVQENISWNFNLGSNNQMEQLDHGSCSSSGMVSLDSLTNPSKGVAFVKNSPKEEQKTVLSQAQEHIIAERSRREKLNQKFIALSALIPGLKKADKASVLGDAVRHVKDLQEKVKALEEQKMERTVESVVLIKKSHISVTDDGGSSSDENNLDESRPSQLQPFLEIEVKVYEKTVLVRIHCENRKGVLVKVLSEIESMNLIITNTNVMPFLGSSINIIVTAQMEVEFSMTVKDIVRKLKSSLV; the protein is encoded by the exons ATGGAGACTCCCTGGAACAACTGGTTCTCAGATACT GATATGAGTGATCAGCCAGGGTTTCTTCAGCAGTGGGAAATAGGATCGAACAACACTAGTAACAACATGAATATTATGATTCCTCATCAGCCTTTCCATGGATCAGGAGTTAGTGTTCAGGAGAACATCAGCTGGAACTTTAACTTGGGCAGCAACAACCAGATGGAGCAGCTTGATCATGGGTCTTGCTCATCGTCAGGGATGGTGTCTCTTGACTCGCTGACCAATCCGAGTAAAGGTGTTGCTTTCGTGAAGAATTCGCCCAAGGAGGAGCAGAAGACGGTGCTGTCGCAGGCGCAAGAACATATCATCGCGGAGAGGAGCCGGCGCGAGAAGCTCAACCAGAAGTTCATTGCACTCTCTGCGTTGATCCCTGGCCTTAAAAAG GCAGACAAAGCTTCTGTTCTCGGAGATGCAGTGAGACATGTGAAAGACCTACAAGAAAAAGTGAAAGCCCTAGAAGAACAAAAGATGGAGAGGACCGTCGAATCCGTGGTCCTCATCAAGAAGTCCCACATATCGGTCACCGATGACGGTGGTTCATCATCGGACGAGAACAATCTCGATGAATCACGACCATCACAACTTCAACCTTTCCTCGAGATCGAAGTGAAGGTGTACGAGAAGACAGTGCTCGTAAGAATCCATTGCGAGAACCGCAAAGGTGTCCTTGTGAAGGTCTTGTCCGAGATCGAGAGCATGAACCTCATCATAACCAACACCAATGTTATGCCTTTTCTTGGCTCCTCTATCAATATAATCGTGACGGCACAA ATGGAAGTAGAGTTCTCAATGACTGTGAAGGATATTGTGAGGAAGCTAAAATCTTCTTTGGTTTAG